The stretch of DNA TTCATGctttttatagaattattttcttgaaagcttgtaaaatattattttagaagCTTGTAAAATTTTTGTGCTATTTATGATTAAAGTAGAAACTTTTGATTAGTAGAAACTTTTCAACATATACATTTGGTATGATgctatatgtatttttaattctttttaatttttttaaaaacaaagaaaccactaaaaaatgatagtaatattattaaattaataaaaatagtagtgTGTTTCATTTAAGTGacatttatataacaattttatttgaatctaaaaatgaaaatatataattattctttataagataataatacaaaaatagcACACTttacatatttgtttttatatatatatatataaaggtatATTTCAGAAACTCATTTCTTCTATGAAACCTCATCATCCACGTGCACAGTATAGGAAGAGGAAATCGGTGATATTTTcgtttcaaaatttatttaaatatgtttaaataacatttaattgcactaatattcataaattcaaaattatagTATCACATATACGAAACTgcaatactaatgatatttaCTAATGATATTTCTTGCCAATATAAAAGTTGTTCTAACATCACATATGCACAGCTTGTTAAgctgatatatatgtatatatatatttatacacacacattcacatacatatatacatgaatacatacatacacaagctatttatattctattttttctataagtttatttagtttttctatttccttgtatttattaatatgttttgAATACTTAAAagaacacacatacatagataaaatataatgtgttatatatgtgtaatatattatGAGTATATATGTTTAGTATAATGTCATAATCTGCAGCAATGTTTTAGTACTGTATATGCATGAGCAACTAAATAGGAGCATCATTGGAAAAATACttgtgtttttatatatttatttgaattttaatttcactGCTTAATGAAAACATTATTATGATGAAAACTATAGTagtctttcctttcatttcagAGTGGTGaagatcatttaaatattttataccatCCAGAACATTTTAAAGGaccaatattattttcattccgGTCAAAAGTCTTTTTTGGTAAAAAGAAAGCAATGGTGAAGGTAGAAGATGGAGAATGGTCTGAAAAGTTTTCCATTGATGTTGCAGGAAGTGAGGGAGTAGTTGCATGTAAATATAATGGAATGATATATCAGGtatattgtttattcattACAAAATTGTGTTGTgtgtgttatttatattatataattacgaatatgtatttttataataaatttttatattttagattgGTGTACATAATCAACTGACATATAATTCTTTAACAAAGCAAATTACATTTACGCCTTATtatgttcttattaataatagtgattttataattgaatGTCAAGAAGGCGATAGACCTGCTGATCCACTTATCGTagtatgttaaaaagaaaaaaaatctattcttaagtaaaatatatattctataacatatatattttttgatatatattataatatataggtTTCACCTGGAGAATGTTCTGCTTTTTGGCCTCGTTCAGAACAAGAAGTAAAAACTTTGAAAGCAAAGGCTGCAGGATATCCTGAAAAAACAGCAGCTTTCATTTATACTGATAGCCATACTACGCTGTTGAAACTAGACAACAAGGTTTGTGTTTATTATTGTGTAAAAtaacttattaataattaaaacgttgaacaattatttaataattatatttttttattagtatggTGGTATTAATGTTGATATACAAATCAATGAAGGTgggatatatatttcaatgacaGGTTATAGTCCTGGCAATGCTCCTGctcttattataaatcatactCATTATTCAATCAATTTTTGGGAAAAAggatctataaatataaagtgCGTATAAAATTCGTTCAGCAACAGATTTTTTAATtgacatattaaataaataaacattaaacATATGTAAATcacatatatttgtaaatcacataattataagaacatttgtatgaaatagaaaaaatttatatttcttgcaGAACTATTgcatcatttaataaaatgttttatacCTGGGAAAATCCTGCTGGTCCAAGAAAATTAATGTGGGAAGgtgataacaataaagaaatagaagatgaTCTAAGAAAGGTAaactaaattattttattaaagatttaccAAACCATTAgaatttctaaattatttctaagtaatcatttttttttggttccaCTTTTTAGGATACTTTGGGTGCTTTTAAAATACTTATTTCTAATACAGAAGAGGACATATATTATGTATCATTTCTTAATGGTACACAAAGAGTACTTCTATTTACTACAAATTTGAAAATAGCTGAAGATTGTCAACTAGTAGGCGATTTGGAGCCTATTGAACAAGAAATAACTCTTAATATTCATGGAATAGGATTTTcacttgtaaataatattactaagtCAGAGCTTTTATACATGTGCATAGCTAGGTAAATACTCTTTGAAgtatatctataattttttaataatattggtaTACCGATATATTGTtgaataatgatatattatattatttattatagctCTGGTATAATATGGGAAACGTGTAAATCTACTGGAAGTAGATGGCGTGGTCTTAATGcaagagaaattaatattattgaagagggatatcaaaaatatatacgtgaaTTACAAATTGAGAAGGATCCGTCTCATAGAGTATTACTTGAACCTAAGTTGGAGGTAGAGatctaaaaatttaataattagctttattctataatatttatttgccATAATAGCCAATATTTATCCTGTAATTAATTTTAGGTTGATTACTTAAATATGGAAATGTTAAAACCACATCGTCGTTACATGCGACGTTCATTCCAAACTGGTTTATGGCTACAGTATAAAACATCAACTCATCAAGTACAATTACATgcaaaaattaatagattacAGATAGATAATCAACTTTTAGATTGTGTTTTTCCAGTTATTCTAGCACCTGTCCCTCTACCTAAAAGTATCACACAAAGTACAGGTGAAAAGTGTTCTtagtattttttcttgttataatatTGGATTGTTTATTCctaaaattgtattaattttacaGTACCTAAGCCATTTGCTGAACTTAGCATGGTAAAACGTCTTTTGGAACATAGCACCGTGCAACAATTTCGTTATTTCAAAGTACTTATTCAAGAATTTCATATTAAAGTGGatatagtatttataaatGCCATTATGGCCTTTTTTGAAGCCAATGTAGCGAATGATGCGGAAGAagtaagattttatattgaaataattgttttatttatatctataataaatatgtatcaagaagtttttaatttttatgtcGTAGAGCGAATTATTCCGCACAGACATGAAATTGGTACATGAACCACTTATGTATCATGTTAGTCTAATCACAACAGCTgaacaaaagaatttcttcGACTTATTACACTTTTCACCTCTTAAGGTTAGtgatcttattttttatttatattattatgtataaaaatactaaacacgtatttttatgattatataattattctttctccATTAGATACATATTAGTTTTTCAATGACTGGTACTGGAAGTGGACCTTCTGCACTACCTCAagtattaaatgtattattacaaGGGATTGGAGTTACTCTGactgatattaatgatatcgtaTTTAagtatgttattttatttcttagtttttttttaacgtgataaaagaaaattaataaaaaattaatcattttacagATTAGCATACTTCGAAAGAGATTACACTTTCATGACAAATAAGCAATTAATCTCAGAAGCAACTACGCATTATGTAGGACAAGCTATTAAACAAGCTTATGTTCTTGTGTTAGGTCTTGATGTTATTGGTAATCCATATGGTCTTGTAGTAGGTACAATGAAAGGTATcgaagatttattttatgagCCTTTCCAAGGTGCCATACAAGGTCCAGGAGAATTTGCTGAAGGATTATATCTTGGTGTAAGAAGTATGTTAGGTCATACTGTTGGTGGAATGGCAGGAGCTGTATCTAAAATTACAGGAGCTATGGGTACAAGAAGATTacataacattatttttcatttactagtcatgcatacgtacatttataatcgtaatgtttttatatgtaaagGTAAAGGAATAGCTGCTTTAACTTTTGACAAAGATTATCAAAGGAAAAGACAAGAACAATTGAATAAACAGCCAGCAAATTTGCAAGAAGGACTTGCAAGAAGTGGAAAAGGTTTGATAATGGTATGCTTATGAATTAAGTTAATACTTAACAAGAAATACTTTTGTATgacttatatattaaaattagtcGTTTATATAGGGAGTTGTAGATGGTGTAACTGGTGTTGTAATGAAACCTATATCCGGTGCTAAAGAAGAAGGCGTTGAAGGATTTTTCAAAGGTTTTGGAAAAGGAGTTGTTGGACTTGTAACTAGACCAACTGCTGGCGTTGTTGATTTTGCTAGTGGATCTTTCGGTGCTGTTAGACGGTAtaaacatatttctttttatattttgtaattttttatatctataaaaatagtttaaaaaataaaaatatattttagtgCGGCTGAATTAAACGAAGAAGCTAAAAGAGTTCGTCCACCGAGATTTCTGCAGCCAGACAGTCTTGTTCGACCTTATATAAGAGATGAAGCAGATGGTAATAAAATTCTGATTGTAAGTAACTCAtacaattttatgataataatatggcatataaaatattataataaatttaatattattgaaatttatatatgtattttcttttctttttcacaggaacttgaaaaaggaaaatacgcaaacacagatatatatttctatcatatatatataaataaggatGTCCTATTACTTACTGATAAACGTATAGCGTATCTTGAACATAGTGATTTATTCGGTGGTTGGAAGGTATTTCTTAGATCAAATTTGAAGAATTTCTCTGTctactataaaattatttattcaaaatctTACTTTGTAGGTCGATTGGACTCATACATGGCATGAAATTGGTGAATTACCGAAAGTAGTAGATAAAGGGGTACAGATTTTCATTAAAGATTcctcaaaaagaaagaaactggGCAATTTATTTGGTAGTACGGAACAATccaaaataatcttaataccagataacaatataaaacaggttggaaatttttttctttttttttttgcatttatacttaaataataaaaaataattatttatgtatcttattatttttatagttactttaTACTAAAATATGGGAACAGATGAATCAATATGGATTAACGGATGAATTTAAATAAGTTACTAGtatgaaaatcaaaaagagagagcatAATATATTGACAAATTACTTTTGAAACTTTATGCTTAAGCAAAACTAAGAGTGCCTAAATGCTCAATTTGCATTAAGCTTTGCAACTgaagttatataattttcatgcACATTCAACtagtttttttataaataatatttgcaaGACTGACaaatattaacttttaaatagctatagtaaagaatataaacctatattatttcgagataaatataaaaaaaaaattcgtattcCCAATGCATAGAATTTCAATAGATTAAATATATCggtaaagtaatattttattttatattatataatataatatattattaatcaagttttactaatttattaagaaagtaatatatactatatatatcagtttgtaattattaagaaaCTACTTGCTAAAAAGTtgttaatttacaaaaaaaagaaaacgcacatttttttaatgataccgtaagtatatttatatgagatCATTTATGACAATGTCacgtgattattaatataatacgcATACACATTGTTTgttataatagaattattttaatattttatttaaaaaattcaaagaaagtTAACTATCTTTGACTTCTAtgcaaaaatttaaatatagatatataatattgttctaGGATATTTCTGTTGAAGTAttctctaaaaataataaaaaacttatataattataatagaattatataactaataaaaagatatagagagaaaacatTCTACTTAATcttacaaattctttttcattgcctttgaataaattatgttatttttagatatgtatacatatgtaatatgaAAGTATCCTGATATTGGAAATATAACAGTAGTTAACAAATCTATAAAAGTGCAActtcatttaatataaatcgtcATTTGTTTACTTGTCagttgtatatttatttatttatttatttattttattatttatttttttattttaaaatatctctTATATACTTTTGAACTCAATTTTTATGCATACCACAAAAATACGTTATAGAATAtcaataaacattattataatattggcATTGGcggaaaataaattcattaaagtCACAATActtgaataataattgtgaatataaaaaatttttgtaatatctaAAATTTTATACACTAGACTAATGCAATCAACTAATTCCAATGAACCACACGTTGAAAATATTGTACAAGGACCACCACAGTTACCACCTTTATATAAAGgacaaaaaatacaaagtgtaagctagtaaaaaagaaattatcattatttaaaatccacatacataatataaatcaataaacaAATTTCACATTTTTAATAGGGTCCATATATTATTACCGTAACAGATGATATGGTTGCACAAAGGGAAAGACAAAATCAAGAATTATATAGAGCGTGGTTACATGagcaaagaagaagagaaatggaTGATGATTATATGGGAGATTTTAAAGATTCGGTAGTGAGGAGGAACTTTATTAGGAAAATTTTTTGCATATTGGGCATGCAATTTCTATTTACAACAGCAGTCGTAGCATTTTTTATGTTTGTGTAAGTtatgtattatttcaatattttaaacaCATTTATTAATCCTTCTTTACTTTTAGACCTGTTGCACAAGAATTCATGTTAGTTAATTGGTTTCTTTGGCTAATAGCTTTGTACGTAGActtcttcattttatataaattattttaaataaattattttaatgttaattaagtTCTTTCATATTGTTAGAATAATCTTTATGGTCACATACTGCGCTATAGCATTTTCTGATTGTGCAAGACGCCAAACACCAAATAATTACATCTGTCTTTGTTTGctggtaaaattatttatagattaatatctatatttatgtattaatatacaattttcatatttccttTATATGCTTTCATATTTGTTTCAGACAATGGCTATGTCATATTTGGCTGCTTTTGCTTCTGTATTTTATACTGTAGAAGTTGTTCTTATAGCGTTAGGCATGACAACAATTGTAACTATCACAATTAGTTTTATAGCCACATTTACTAaggtatatgtaaattatatattcctattttcattaaaattttttttaagtatcaagtaaaatattttgaagtaaattttataaattaattattttaataatgcatTATACGTTTACAGTTTGATCTAACCATGCGAACAggattgataacaataattggaTTAGTTGGAATTATTGCTCTTTTTGTAATGGTGATGGtatcaatatttatgtatataaaaacattgCACATAATAATGGCCATTATAGGAACACTTCTTGTATCAATGGTTAATatcaatttcataaaatatatttcattattaattatatagatacattttataagtatattaaatcACATTTCTACTATTATTTCAGTATCTATTTTTTGACGTACAAACAATCATGGGTGGACGAAGAATAGAATTAAATCCAAACGAAGTTGTTTATGCAACTACTCAAATTTATGTTGACATAATTTTACTGTATCAGTACATTCTTATGTTACTAGGTTTATTCCAAGATTGATAAATacagaaaatttattacattttgtatttatatatatgtgttattttattaaaagaaataacgaacttcgttatattataaaaatcaaattacttAAATATTTCAGTTTTTCCACAGCACATtatgatatatgataaatatatagtctaattaaaaatgtatattcgttatttattaaatatgtatagtgtaaaaaattcaataaaaatcgaaaaagatttttgaatAAACCGCTCAAAATCGAGTGGTTCTAagtatatatcgattatatcgatcaaCATTATCAATTGCAATTACATCTTAGAGAGAGAATCGTAATTTGACTTTGCATTAGTTCAAGGTGATTTGAGAAAGTAACTCATCGTTGGCTTAGTAAAATTAACCGCGAAACACGAATATCGGTCAAAAGaaatctattaataaataaagaagaaattagtAATATACAAAAGACGAGtgttttgtaaaagaaaaagaaaaaaatggcaaCTTTTGTTCCCGATCCAGAAAACATTAAAGCAAAGGCTTTACAAGCTTTTGTCCAAGAATTTGGTGTCGAAGCAACCATTTGTGCTTGTGCACCTGGTCGCGTGAATTTAATTGGCGAACATACGGATTACAATGAAGGATTTGTATTGCCAATggtaatttatgaaaatttctaaACAATATATgccaatatatttcttttatttcgtgaAAAACTTTTGACTGTCATTATTGGTTCGTTAGATGTTTTCATTTACTTCGATTCGTAATTCCTAGTACTATTGTGAAATCAAAGATAAGAGTTAAActtcgaattttatttattaaacgagTTACGTAATTGTAATAGTGTTAAGTaacatctattttttcatTAGCGACGAACTGATATACTGCTTACGTGAATACAATGTCTTAtcttgttaaaatttttttggcGCGAGAAAAGTTCCAATTCAAAAATTGCCGCCTAGGTTTATTATAGGCGGCAGTTGTTTTGCTCAGGGAAGaactaaatttttaaaattctgaAATCGATGTATAGAGAAggggaataaaataaattttagatAGATTAgaggaatattaataaatttttgttattgatattaattaattagaattaataagtatactaatcatttgtaatatgaataatttatgatttttcgtttattttgtaatttttgattttatataacattaataatatattataaaaggaaTATACTATATTGTATcatttagttttttttatgttttaatattattaatactattttctaGGCATTACCTATGGTCACAATAATAGCTGGAAGaccaaataataagaaagaatgtaAGATTATTTCtctgaatgaaaatattggtTCATTACGCCAAATTGAATTTGATATCAGtgtcaaagaaaatataaaaacaggAGAACCTAAGTGGGctaattatataaaaggatgtattgtatattttcCATGTAAGTTTACAAGCTTTATTAAAATcagtgatataaataattaatatatagtaCAAATTTTATGtgtgttttataaatatatttataggtGATTTGTCAGGTTTTGATGCTGTAATTGTCTCAACAGTACCCGTAGGAGCAGGTTTAAGTAGTTCTGCTGCTTTAGAAGTGGCAACATATACATTTCTCGAAGCGATGAGTGGCCATAAACTGGAAAAAGCTGAAGATAAGGTATGTTTCGTATTTggacattgatatatatatatatatatatatatatatatatatataattaataaagaagaagttgcataaaataataacataaaataaaacaatttctacatttgaataaaaatataaagtttaCAGGCCTTAACATGTCAACGAGTAGAACATGATTTTGCTGGCGTACCATGTGGTATCATGGATCAGTTCATTTCTGTGATGGGAAAGGAAGGTTGCGCACTTCTCTTAGATTGTAGAGATCTGTCAACCAAGCATATACCtatgaaacaaataaatgattatgTTTTCCTAATTACAAATTCAAATGCACCTCACAAGCTAAGTAGTAGTGCTTATTGCAAACGTAGAGATTGTTGTTATGAGGCTGTCAAAAAACTTAATATAAAGAGCTTAAGAGAGGCAACAATAGATAGTATTGATggtgattatattaatatagatcatttgtaaatattaataacaaggaaTTTGGAATAACATTTGTTGCTTCTATTTCAGTGTTAAAATCACAAAATGTCTCTGAAGAGATGTTGAAAAGAGCTCGTCAtgtaatcaatgaaattcaaagAACAATTAATGCTACAGTTGCTCTTGAAAAAGGTGATTTTGTACAATTTGGCCATTTAATGAATGAAAGTCATGAATCTTTACGATATGATTATGAGGTGTCTTCCAAGGAACTTGATACATTGGTAACTGCAGCTAGAGAAGTTAATGGTGTTTTAGGAAGTCGTTTAACTGGGGCAGGTTTTGGTGGTTGCACTGTTActttattagaaaagaaagcagTTGATGATGtcattcaaaatataaaatcaaagttaATATCTCTCTTCATagtttaaatttttcaattaatataattattaagtataatataatttacttaTTAGGTATACAGGAACTCCAACCTTTTATATTGCAAAACCAGCTAATGGAGCAAGAGAAATGGATATAAAGTGCTAAATATGagtaataactttattatgtaaattattgtttttattgctttttaatttttcttgtaCACAATAAGTATTTATATCATAGAAATTTCTTATCTGTTTACAGAGAAATGaaattggaaagaaaagatatgcagtaacaataaaataaaaaactttataattcaattttccTTTGGCATTAGTAAGACAAAGGTATGTAGTGATatctaagaataaaaaaattataagaatattggaatttcataaaaaattatattattaatatcagaaGATTTGTCTTGTAATGAATTCTGATTAgttgattttaaaatatatagtttTGTTTTATGTTCTTGTATGTGTAAACATAATCTGTTCATGAAAAGAAAGTTTactaatatgtttatatagaaatatttttaatatatatatagtctaaAGTAAATAGAATAACAAAGAAAGGATAAGAACTAAacgattcctttttttttttaattatgtacaaATTTCTTATATCTCTATTAGGTATGAGAAGTaagtacatattttatttgtaaaaataagatGCACATTTGAGGCATACCAAAGAATTCTTAGTATATATGaactaattaaaaattgtaacatttaataataCGATGTTTAATAAAAGGTATTGTTACGAACGTTTTACCGATTTATGCTTAAGAATACATAgttctttttactttgttcttttttaattttttcagttATGGTTACAAAGCTCGTCATAAagcttaaatatatattctagtTAGACGTTTTttgatgattttatttatcaattacatttcatttagtttttatcaataaatatgaattcttaattatacgatatacatataatctcACTTATAGAGCAGTCAAAAAacgtttaacttttttttttttttttactaaaaaggttcattaattattaattagtatATTAACTAATTCATTAAACGATACAATACTGTTATACCAGAGTAATGTTTATCGAACCTTTTATACATGTTCATTGAACAATCATaactaaaaattatataacgaagaaaaaaagaatattattaaatatataatatcttcgGCGGATCATTTTTTTATGCGTAAGCAACagtatagaatataaatcaggttataacatttcatttttaaaatcccTGTATGCTTATACATCCGACGCAGTTGGCATTTTAATTCTAAAGTGCTGACATAATACTGTTACTTGCCAAGAGCGGAGAATAGGGCGACCTGCTTATTTATGAatcatcaaaaatattaaaatatattcaataccTGCTTATAGTTGTCGtcgaaatatttgaatattctgaaagataaagaaaataaattattaatttagatcaaattatataaataataatataataaattatatataataataataaacatacatTAACACATTGTTGAGACCAAAAATTAATGCATTTCATATTGATTATGTtcataattgaattaaaatcgttattaaaatattataaaatcagaaaaattttaaatatatatatatataaagattaataaaaaataaagtagatacaataaaaaataataatgacggcTCCTATACAATTTTgtagattaataattacataagtCTTGTACgcatgtataaatatacacgTAAACGGTCAACAATGTTTAATATGATCGATAAAGATTTACCTTTAAGGCAGTCGTTTAATTCGAGTTCGCTGGAGCTACACTTCAGACTTGATGGTTTTACTCCTCTGAAAATTTCAACAATACTAGGCTTTAAATTATGAAAGATTAAAGGCTGACCACGTTTTGAGAAATCTTCTATTAAATTCTTCACAccctgaaaataaaaaaatgatgaaggtaaaaattaaagaaaaaaaatacatttgatTTGTCTTAAAGATCTTCGAAGGTTTTACCTTAGCTGCAGTAAAATCGACAGCTTGTATGTGAGTGGAAT from Vespa crabro chromosome 11, iyVesCrab1.2, whole genome shotgun sequence encodes:
- the LOC124428134 gene encoding protein lifeguard 3-like isoform X1, whose protein sequence is MIPLMQSTNSNEPHVENIVQGPPQLPPLYKGQKIQSGPYIITVTDDMVAQRERQNQELYRAWLHEQRRREMDDDYMGDFKDSVVRRNFIRKIFCILGMQFLFTTAVVAFFMFVPVAQEFMLVNWFLWLIALIIFMVTYCAIAFSDCARRQTPNNYICLCLLTMAMSYLAAFASVFYTVEVVLIALGMTTIVTITISFIATFTKFDLTMRTGLITIIGLVGIIALFVMVMVSIFMYIKTLHIIMAIIGTLLVSMYLFFDVQTIMGGRRIELNPNEVVYATTQIYVDIILLYQYILMLLGLFQD
- the LOC124428134 gene encoding protein lifeguard 3-like isoform X2; this translates as MQSTNSNEPHVENIVQGPPQLPPLYKGQKIQSGPYIITVTDDMVAQRERQNQELYRAWLHEQRRREMDDDYMGDFKDSVVRRNFIRKIFCILGMQFLFTTAVVAFFMFVPVAQEFMLVNWFLWLIALIIFMVTYCAIAFSDCARRQTPNNYICLCLLTMAMSYLAAFASVFYTVEVVLIALGMTTIVTITISFIATFTKFDLTMRTGLITIIGLVGIIALFVMVMVSIFMYIKTLHIIMAIIGTLLVSMYLFFDVQTIMGGRRIELNPNEVVYATTQIYVDIILLYQYILMLLGLFQD
- the LOC124428130 gene encoding galactokinase-like; this encodes MATFVPDPENIKAKALQAFVQEFGVEATICACAPGRVNLIGEHTDYNEGFVLPMALPMVTIIAGRPNNKKECKIISLNENIGSLRQIEFDISVKENIKTGEPKWANYIKGCIVYFPCDLSGFDAVIVSTVPVGAGLSSSAALEVATYTFLEAMSGHKLEKAEDKALTCQRVEHDFAGVPCGIMDQFISVMGKEGCALLLDCRDLSTKHIPMKQINDYVFLITNSNAPHKLSSSAYCKRRDCCYEAVKKLNIKSLREATIDSIDVLKSQNVSEEMLKRARHVINEIQRTINATVALEKGDFVQFGHLMNESHESLRYDYEVSSKELDTLVTAAREVNGVLGSRLTGAGFGGCTVTLLEKKAVDDVIQNIKSKYTGTPTFYIAKPANGAREMDIKC